The Lutibacter profundi genome includes a region encoding these proteins:
- the porU gene encoding type IX secretion system sortase PorU: protein MNYLKRNLILLFIIVGNLLLAQQTKIKQFQLNWIDNVDFTINKELRIKVSLVKNNLIDENLNPTFTSSWDIGNGVEIGSFSIKNIQYEPINNSNLYGVNYIPKTLDVKFNIVKARNKSTVILNMMPLLKEGTTIKRIISFDLEYNMVSNKKSKKAKRSTVKNSVLASGNWYKFAVDTTGVFKIDKKFMENLGIDVKSINPKNIQIYGNGGQMLPFKNSDFRYDGLQENAILVIGEEDNSFDSNDYILFYAKGPHTWKNTNSANLSEVEHQYNIFSDKAYYFITIADTAGKRIEEQTKIINTANQQVTTFYDYTFYEKDEINLFAVGQQWFGDSYNIENIHSYTIPFNNIDSSGNIIVRVRGVVESSLTSQMNVKVNNQNLFDVSFYAKGGLTKAVANKNSGSIQLSGNSVNIEITYNNNGNPSAKAYLDYIEILGKKKLVGNEKQFSFRNFDVDKTAGVYEYLIENASSINAVWDVTDAINPMVISNESTTNNFIFKAVGGIPKEYIVLNEKDYYVPQKVEDTQIENQNLHSLNNIDYVIITKDFLKGQAQRLADYHIQNSNLKVQVISLHEIYNEFSSGSPDITAIRDFVKHLYDNATTNKIKYVCLFGDASYDYKDRIGGNNNIVPVFEAYTSFNLATSFVTDDFYGMMDSNEGEMNLFERQDVVTGRIPVSEPLQAEKVVDKILSYYNPKSFGDWRTQITLVADDVDALGEEVLQNEMEEIADTISANKPVFNLKKIYMDAYKQQTSSGGNRYPTVNTEITNQIEKGTLLIDYFGHGGEDGWASERILEVSDIQSWKNDYRLNLFITVTCEFSRFDNPLRKTAGEFVLWNENGGAALLISTTREVYISVGQIFNEQLIKPLLNFKNENYTIAEALMHVKNQFTTTQRYFVYALGDPAMKLSIPKPTIEITKMNAIDITQSIDTIKALSYVKFEGNITNLSGAILSNFNGELDVTVYDKPIIKSTLDNDNRNITMQFEAIESKIFKGRSKVENGKFSFDFVAPRDIKIAYGKGKLSFYASNESIDKAGYSFDVTIGGINANAPEDNDGPKVQLYMNDQNFVNGGNTNESPLFIAVLEDESGINTSITAVDHDIVAILDEDQSNPIILNDFYQTELNDYRKGKVNYQFRNLSAGLHTLTLKVWDTYNNLSETTFTFFVVDDSDLILSNVLNYPNPFINYTEFWFNHNKPNESLSVQIQIFTVSGKLVKTINETVQTEGNLSKSISWNGLDDFGSRIGKGVYIYKLKVKSNNSNAKAEKVEKLVILQ from the coding sequence ATGAATTATTTAAAACGGAATTTAATACTTTTATTTATTATTGTTGGTAATTTGTTATTAGCTCAACAAACTAAAATTAAACAATTTCAGTTAAACTGGATTGATAATGTTGATTTTACCATTAATAAAGAACTTAGAATTAAAGTTAGTTTAGTTAAAAATAACTTAATAGATGAAAATTTAAATCCTACTTTTACTTCGAGTTGGGATATTGGAAACGGAGTAGAGATAGGTAGTTTTTCTATTAAAAATATACAATATGAACCTATTAATAATTCCAATTTATACGGTGTTAATTATATCCCTAAAACATTAGATGTAAAATTTAACATTGTTAAAGCTAGAAATAAAAGTACTGTAATTTTAAATATGATGCCCCTTTTAAAAGAGGGTACTACAATAAAAAGAATAATATCTTTTGATCTTGAGTATAATATGGTTTCTAATAAGAAAAGTAAAAAGGCTAAAAGATCAACTGTTAAAAATTCTGTATTAGCTTCAGGTAATTGGTATAAATTTGCAGTAGACACAACAGGAGTTTTTAAAATCGACAAAAAATTTATGGAAAATTTAGGAATTGATGTAAAATCAATAAATCCTAAAAACATCCAAATTTATGGTAATGGAGGTCAAATGCTTCCCTTTAAAAATAGTGATTTTAGATATGATGGTCTGCAAGAAAATGCGATACTTGTTATTGGAGAAGAGGATAACAGTTTTGATAGTAATGATTATATATTGTTTTATGCAAAAGGTCCGCATACATGGAAAAACACGAATAGCGCAAATTTAAGCGAAGTTGAACACCAATATAATATCTTTTCAGATAAGGCTTATTATTTTATTACCATAGCAGATACTGCAGGAAAAAGAATTGAAGAACAAACAAAAATCATCAATACAGCCAATCAACAAGTTACCACATTTTACGATTATACTTTTTATGAAAAAGATGAAATAAATTTGTTTGCAGTAGGGCAACAGTGGTTTGGAGATAGTTATAATATTGAAAATATACACTCCTATACAATACCATTTAATAATATAGATTCTTCAGGAAATATAATTGTTAGAGTGAGAGGAGTGGTAGAATCATCACTTACATCTCAAATGAATGTTAAAGTAAATAATCAAAATTTGTTTGATGTAAGTTTCTATGCAAAAGGAGGGTTAACAAAAGCCGTTGCAAATAAGAATAGTGGTTCTATACAATTATCAGGTAATTCGGTAAATATTGAAATAACATACAATAATAATGGGAATCCGTCGGCTAAAGCCTATTTAGATTACATAGAAATTTTAGGTAAAAAAAAGTTGGTAGGAAATGAAAAACAGTTTTCTTTTAGGAACTTTGATGTTGATAAAACAGCAGGTGTGTATGAATATTTAATTGAGAATGCTTCATCCATTAATGCGGTTTGGGATGTTACTGATGCAATAAACCCCATGGTAATATCAAATGAATCTACCACTAATAATTTTATATTTAAAGCGGTAGGAGGTATCCCAAAAGAATATATTGTTTTAAATGAGAAAGACTATTATGTTCCTCAAAAGGTTGAAGATACCCAAATTGAAAATCAGAACTTACATAGTTTAAATAACATTGATTATGTAATTATTACGAAAGATTTTTTAAAAGGACAGGCACAACGATTGGCAGATTATCACATTCAAAATTCAAATTTAAAAGTACAGGTAATTTCATTACATGAAATTTATAATGAATTTTCATCAGGTTCACCAGATATAACAGCTATAAGAGATTTTGTAAAACATTTATACGATAATGCTACAACTAATAAAATTAAATATGTATGTTTATTTGGAGATGCATCCTATGATTATAAAGATAGAATAGGAGGGAATAATAACATAGTTCCTGTTTTTGAAGCATATACAAGCTTTAATTTAGCAACTTCCTTTGTAACCGATGATTTTTATGGAATGATGGACTCCAATGAAGGAGAGATGAATTTATTTGAACGACAAGATGTTGTAACAGGGAGAATACCTGTTTCTGAACCCCTTCAGGCAGAAAAAGTAGTAGATAAAATTTTAAGCTATTACAATCCTAAATCTTTTGGAGATTGGCGCACTCAAATAACTTTGGTGGCTGATGATGTTGATGCATTAGGTGAAGAAGTATTACAAAATGAGATGGAGGAAATAGCTGATACAATTTCAGCAAATAAACCTGTTTTTAATCTAAAAAAAATATATATGGATGCCTACAAACAGCAAACTTCATCTGGAGGGAATAGGTATCCAACAGTAAACACCGAAATAACAAATCAAATAGAAAAAGGAACATTATTAATTGATTATTTTGGGCACGGAGGAGAGGATGGTTGGGCAAGTGAACGAATTTTAGAGGTGTCAGACATTCAAAGTTGGAAAAATGATTATAGACTTAATTTATTTATTACAGTAACTTGTGAATTTTCTAGGTTTGATAATCCACTTAGGAAAACTGCAGGGGAATTTGTTCTTTGGAATGAAAATGGAGGAGCAGCATTATTAATCTCAACAACAAGAGAAGTTTATATAAGTGTTGGACAAATTTTTAATGAACAACTTATAAAACCATTGTTAAATTTTAAGAACGAAAATTATACAATTGCAGAAGCATTAATGCATGTAAAAAACCAATTTACTACAACTCAACGATATTTTGTGTATGCACTTGGAGACCCAGCGATGAAATTAAGTATTCCAAAGCCAACAATTGAAATAACAAAAATGAATGCTATAGATATTACCCAAAGCATAGATACAATTAAAGCCCTTTCTTATGTTAAATTTGAAGGAAATATAACAAATTTGAGCGGTGCAATCTTAAGTAATTTCAATGGAGAATTAGACGTTACAGTATATGATAAACCTATAATTAAGAGTACATTAGATAATGACAATAGAAATATTACAATGCAGTTTGAAGCTATTGAAAGTAAAATATTTAAAGGAAGGTCAAAAGTTGAAAATGGTAAATTTAGTTTTGATTTTGTTGCTCCAAGAGATATAAAAATTGCCTACGGAAAGGGAAAACTTAGTTTTTATGCTTCAAATGAATCAATAGACAAGGCTGGTTATAGTTTTGATGTAACTATAGGAGGTATAAATGCAAATGCTCCTGAAGATAATGATGGTCCAAAAGTACAATTATACATGAATGACCAAAATTTTGTAAATGGAGGAAATACCAATGAGTCACCTCTATTTATTGCAGTTCTTGAGGATGAAAGTGGTATTAATACTTCAATTACAGCTGTTGACCATGACATTGTAGCAATTTTAGATGAAGACCAATCAAATCCAATTATATTAAATGATTTCTATCAAACAGAGCTCAATGATTATAGAAAAGGGAAAGTAAATTATCAATTTAGAAATCTTTCAGCAGGCTTACATACCTTAACTTTAAAAGTTTGGGACACTTACAATAATTTATCAGAAACTACGTTTACGTTTTTTGTAGTTGATGACAGTGATTTAATATTAAGTAATGTTTTAAATTACCCAAATCCGTTTATAAATTACACAGAGTTTTGGTTCAATCACAATAAACCAAATGAGTCATTAAGTGTTCAAATACAAATTTTTACCGTGTCAGGTAAATTGGTAAAAACAATTAATGAAACAGTACAAACTGAAGGTAATTTATCAAAATCAATTAGTTGGAATGGTTTGGATGATTTTGGTTCAAGGATAGGAAAAGGAGTTTATATATATAAATTAAAAGTAAAATCTAATAATTCAAATGCAAAAGCAGAAAAAGTTGAAAAATTAGTTATACTTCAATAA
- the porV gene encoding type IX secretion system outer membrane channel protein PorV, with product MKKIIVLILIVFTAFSKMNAQEQNTITTAAPFLLIAPDARAGGMGDIGVATSPDANSQHWNASKFAFMSSQYTIGVTYTPWLRELTNDVFLGGFSFANRIDDRSAWATSLKYFNLGQIDLTDINGLPQGTEKLNEFSIDASYSLKLNETFAMGVTMRYIRSDLGIESANSPVQPVNTFAVDISGYFQSDERNYGNFNGIWRGGFNISNIGPKVSYSDDGQDNFIPTNLKIGGGFDFILDNYNKVSVNLEFNKLLVPTPSVSIAGDGTPPYEQDDVSFFSGIFSSFGDAPGGFSEELKEFTWALGAEYMYDNSFAIRAGYFNESDLKGARKYFTLGSGFNFKSSKIDISYLFNASDINNPLENTLRFSLSFDFGELFEIN from the coding sequence ATGAAAAAAATAATCGTATTAATACTTATCGTTTTTACAGCATTTTCTAAAATGAATGCACAAGAACAAAATACAATAACAACAGCAGCCCCATTTTTATTAATAGCTCCTGATGCAAGAGCTGGAGGTATGGGAGATATTGGAGTAGCAACATCACCTGATGCTAATTCGCAACATTGGAATGCTTCAAAATTTGCATTTATGTCATCTCAATACACAATAGGAGTTACGTATACACCTTGGTTACGAGAATTAACAAATGATGTTTTTTTAGGTGGTTTTTCATTCGCTAATAGAATAGATGATAGAAGTGCTTGGGCAACGAGTTTGAAATATTTTAATTTAGGTCAAATAGATTTAACAGATATTAATGGACTTCCACAAGGTACTGAAAAGTTAAATGAATTTTCAATAGATGCTTCATACTCATTGAAACTAAATGAAACATTTGCAATGGGTGTTACCATGCGTTACATTCGATCAGATTTAGGAATTGAATCTGCAAATTCACCAGTACAACCAGTAAATACTTTTGCAGTTGATATTTCTGGTTATTTTCAATCTGATGAACGTAATTATGGAAATTTTAATGGAATTTGGAGAGGAGGATTTAACATCTCTAATATTGGGCCAAAAGTATCCTATTCAGATGATGGACAAGATAATTTTATTCCAACAAATTTAAAAATTGGAGGTGGTTTTGATTTTATTTTGGACAATTACAATAAAGTAAGTGTAAATTTAGAGTTTAATAAGTTGCTTGTGCCAACGCCAAGTGTTTCAATAGCAGGTGATGGTACACCACCGTACGAACAAGATGATGTTAGTTTTTTTAGCGGTATTTTCTCATCGTTTGGTGATGCTCCAGGAGGTTTTAGTGAAGAACTAAAAGAATTTACTTGGGCTTTAGGTGCTGAGTATATGTATGATAATTCATTTGCAATTAGGGCAGGTTATTTTAATGAAAGTGACCTAAAAGGCGCTCGTAAATATTTTACATTAGGTTCAGGGTTTAACTTTAAAAGTTCAAAAATTGATATATCATATTTATTCAATGCATCAGATATTAATAATCCTTTAGAAAATACGCTTCGATTTTCATTGTCGTTTGATTTTGGAGAATTATTTGAAATTAACTAA
- the cdd gene encoding cytidine deaminase, which translates to MRKIEIKTQITVFETIEELSILEKKLMNKAIEAKQSAYAPYSKFKVGAALLLEDGTIVTGNNQENAAYPSGMCAERVAIWKASSEFPNHKVLKLAISAGASTHVTKEPVAPCGACRQALSEYEIKQKDKIEIYFMGEVGQIIKTNSLLDLLPIAFDKTFL; encoded by the coding sequence ATGAGAAAAATTGAAATAAAAACTCAAATTACTGTTTTTGAGACCATTGAAGAGCTTTCAATATTGGAAAAGAAATTGATGAATAAAGCTATTGAAGCAAAACAAAGTGCTTATGCTCCATATTCAAAATTTAAAGTTGGAGCAGCGTTGCTTTTAGAAGATGGTACAATTGTTACAGGTAATAATCAAGAAAATGCAGCTTATCCATCTGGAATGTGTGCAGAACGAGTTGCTATTTGGAAAGCTTCTTCTGAGTTCCCAAACCACAAAGTCTTAAAATTAGCTATTTCAGCAGGCGCATCAACGCATGTAACTAAAGAACCTGTGGCACCTTGCGGAGCTTGTAGGCAAGCATTATCTGAATATGAAATTAAACAAAAAGATAAAATAGAAATTTATTTTATGGGAGAAGTAGGACAAATTATTAAAACGAATTCATTATTAGATTTACTCCCAATTGCTTTTGATAAAACTTTTTTATAA
- a CDS encoding group III truncated hemoglobin: MKKDIENREDIYLLVKEFYVKLMNDDLMHHFFEDFSNPILLESHLQTLVDFWDNVIFYSGEYRKNAMEPHLKLQQTKPFSSKHFKSWLSMFNSTVDELFEGDNAHAAKSRALSIATVMEIKISSLNK, translated from the coding sequence ATGAAAAAAGATATTGAAAATAGAGAAGATATTTATTTGTTGGTTAAAGAATTTTATGTGAAGTTGATGAATGATGATTTAATGCATCATTTTTTTGAAGATTTTTCAAACCCTATTCTCTTAGAGAGTCACTTACAAACGTTGGTTGATTTTTGGGATAATGTTATTTTTTATTCCGGTGAATATCGTAAAAATGCCATGGAGCCACACTTAAAATTACAACAAACAAAACCATTTAGTTCTAAGCACTTTAAGTCTTGGTTGTCAATGTTTAACAGTACAGTTGATGAGTTGTTTGAAGGTGATAATGCACATGCAGCAAAGTCGAGAGCACTATCAATAGCCACCGTAATGGAAATTAAAATTTCATCACTAAATAAGTAA
- a CDS encoding 3-oxoacyl-ACP synthase III family protein, whose amino-acid sequence MKIQSVITGVGSYIPTIVKKNSDFLNNQFLNEDGSPLGYQNEVVIEKFKAITGIEERRYAKPELTSSDLGYFAAQKAIEDAGINPEELDYIILAHNFGDVKSTAIQSDILPSLASRVKHKLGIKNPNCVAYDILFGCPGWIQGVIQAEAYIKSGMAKKCLVIGTETLSRVLDDHDRDSMIYSDGAGATVIEASTNKNETSGILSYAAQTNTLDECYYLFFGKSFDKNNNTNQRYIKMYGRKIYEYALNNVPLAMKEALDKSGVNILDVKKIFIHQANEKMDEAIVKRFYRLYKMQLPKDIMPMSIHNLGNSSVATVPTLFDLVKRGQIENQEINKGDIVILASVGAGMNINAIVYKY is encoded by the coding sequence ATGAAAATACAATCAGTAATTACAGGAGTAGGAAGTTACATTCCAACAATTGTAAAAAAGAACTCAGATTTTTTAAATAATCAATTTTTAAATGAAGACGGATCTCCTTTAGGATATCAAAATGAGGTGGTTATTGAGAAATTTAAAGCCATCACAGGTATTGAAGAAAGAAGATACGCAAAGCCTGAATTAACTTCTTCAGATTTAGGTTATTTTGCAGCTCAAAAAGCGATTGAAGATGCGGGTATAAATCCTGAAGAGCTAGATTATATAATATTAGCACATAATTTTGGAGATGTAAAAAGTACAGCCATCCAAAGTGATATTTTACCAAGTTTGGCATCAAGAGTTAAACACAAATTAGGTATTAAAAATCCTAATTGTGTTGCTTACGATATATTATTTGGTTGTCCAGGATGGATTCAAGGAGTTATACAAGCAGAAGCGTATATTAAATCTGGGATGGCAAAAAAATGTTTAGTAATTGGAACTGAAACATTGTCAAGAGTTTTAGATGACCATGACAGAGACTCTATGATTTATTCAGACGGTGCAGGAGCCACAGTTATTGAAGCTAGTACTAATAAAAATGAAACTTCTGGTATTCTTAGCTATGCTGCACAAACCAACACTTTAGATGAATGTTATTATTTGTTTTTTGGGAAATCATTTGATAAAAACAACAATACAAATCAGCGATATATAAAAATGTATGGTCGTAAAATTTATGAATACGCCTTAAATAATGTCCCATTAGCAATGAAAGAAGCTCTGGATAAAAGTGGTGTTAACATATTAGATGTTAAAAAGATATTTATTCATCAAGCGAATGAGAAAATGGATGAAGCAATTGTTAAACGCTTCTATCGACTATATAAAATGCAATTACCTAAAGATATTATGCCTATGAGTATTCATAACTTAGGGAATAGTTCTGTTGCTACAGTTCCTACATTATTTGATTTAGTTAAACGAGGTCAAATAGAAAATCAGGAAATAAATAAAGGAGATATTGTAATTTTAGCTTCTGTAGGAGCAGGTATGAATATCAACGCCATTGTATATAAATACTAA
- the pafA gene encoding alkaline phosphatase PafA — MKKLFFLLFISLSLVQCIAIKSTTTTTPVSSLSNNIQQINPTKLVVGIVIDQMRYDYLIKFYNKYGDGGFKRLMNKGYNLENVHFNYIPTYTAVGHTSIYTGATPATHGIISNNWYDKFSKKYIYCADDDRYSTVGAKSGGNKSPQRILTTTITDELRLSQNMKGKTIGIAIKDRAAILPAGHTATAAYWFEGNNEGKFITSTFYMNELPSWVIAFNNSGKANTYLNETWNTYYDISTYTESLADNNPYEGLYKGKNTPTFPYNLAVLRKLNNNYDLLKAVPQGNAITTDFAEATIIGENLGETKFTDFLTISYSSTDYVGHLFGPNSIELEDTYIRLDKELEKLLIFLDNQVGENNYMLFLTADHAVVPVPAYLNSIKIPGGYFESKEFEKFVNEITLNYFNSGELIENISNYQIFLNKEKVKSLNLNVHNVSQIIADEIINFDKVYKSVTAHTLQTTSFTSGILKTIQNGYNQKLSGDILFSLEPSTIKHSKKGTSHGSGYNYDTHVPLIFYGNRIQKGKTNKYYPITSIAPTLAHFLRITEPSGSTNELIYEILE, encoded by the coding sequence ATGAAGAAACTATTTTTTTTATTATTTATCAGCTTAAGTTTAGTACAATGTATTGCTATTAAATCTACAACTACTACAACCCCAGTTAGTTCTTTATCAAATAACATCCAACAAATAAACCCAACAAAACTAGTTGTTGGTATTGTAATAGATCAAATGCGTTATGATTATTTAATCAAGTTTTATAACAAATATGGCGATGGAGGTTTTAAAAGGTTGATGAATAAAGGTTATAATTTAGAGAATGTACATTTTAATTATATTCCTACATATACTGCCGTTGGGCATACATCAATTTACACAGGTGCCACACCTGCTACCCACGGTATTATTTCAAACAATTGGTATGATAAATTTAGTAAAAAATATATTTATTGTGCTGATGATGATAGATATAGTACTGTAGGTGCAAAATCTGGAGGTAATAAATCTCCTCAAAGAATACTAACTACTACCATAACCGATGAGCTTCGATTATCTCAAAACATGAAGGGTAAAACAATTGGTATTGCTATAAAAGATAGAGCGGCCATTTTACCTGCTGGTCATACAGCAACGGCTGCTTATTGGTTTGAAGGGAATAATGAAGGTAAATTTATTACGAGTACTTTTTATATGAATGAACTTCCTAGTTGGGTAATTGCATTTAACAACTCAGGAAAAGCAAATACTTACTTAAATGAAACTTGGAATACCTATTACGATATTTCAACTTATACTGAATCATTAGCTGATAACAACCCTTATGAAGGTTTGTATAAAGGTAAAAATACGCCTACTTTTCCCTATAATTTGGCGGTGTTAAGAAAATTAAATAATAACTATGATTTGCTGAAGGCTGTGCCTCAAGGAAATGCTATTACTACTGACTTTGCAGAGGCTACTATTATTGGTGAGAACCTTGGGGAAACAAAATTTACAGACTTTTTAACTATTAGTTATTCAAGTACAGATTATGTAGGTCATTTATTTGGGCCAAACTCTATTGAACTTGAAGATACTTATATTAGATTAGATAAAGAACTTGAAAAATTATTGATTTTTTTAGATAATCAAGTTGGTGAAAATAATTACATGTTGTTTTTAACAGCTGACCATGCTGTAGTTCCTGTACCTGCATATTTAAACTCCATAAAAATACCTGGAGGCTATTTTGAGTCAAAAGAGTTTGAAAAATTTGTAAATGAAATTACTTTAAACTATTTTAATTCAGGTGAGTTGATTGAAAATATTTCAAATTATCAAATTTTCTTAAATAAAGAAAAGGTAAAATCTTTAAATTTAAATGTACACAATGTATCTCAAATTATTGCTGATGAAATAATTAATTTTGACAAAGTTTATAAAAGTGTAACAGCGCATACCCTTCAAACCACTAGCTTTACTTCTGGCATTTTAAAAACAATTCAAAATGGGTACAATCAAAAGTTGTCTGGAGATATTCTTTTTTCTTTAGAACCCTCAACTATTAAGCATTCTAAGAAAGGAACTTCTCACGGGTCTGGTTACAATTATGATACACATGTTCCTTTAATATTTTACGGAAATAGAATTCAAAAAGGAAAAACAAACAAATACTATCCAATCACAAGCATTGCTCCTACATTAGCACATTTTTTGCGTATTACTGAGCCTAGTGGAAGTACTAATGAATTAATTTATGAAATTTTAGAATAA
- a CDS encoding MlaE family ABC transporter permease: MNYLKHIGKYFIMLKQVFKKPQKWSVFREVLFREIEDLGLKSMGIIMFISFFVGGVVAIQTAMNIESPFIPKYLIGFAAKRSMILEFAPTFMSIILAGKVGSYIASSIGTMRVTEQIDALEVMGINSLNYLILPKIIAALFFYPLLILLAMFLGILGGYYAGILTDLFYSEDYIYGIQLDFDPYYIKYALTKTVVFAFVIATIPAYHGYYVKGGSLEVGRASTQAVVWTSIVIILLNYFLTQMILG, translated from the coding sequence ATGAACTACTTAAAGCATATTGGAAAGTATTTTATTATGCTAAAACAGGTTTTTAAAAAACCTCAGAAATGGTCGGTATTCAGAGAGGTTTTATTTAGAGAGATTGAAGATTTAGGTTTAAAATCAATGGGTATTATTATGTTTATTTCGTTTTTTGTAGGCGGTGTTGTTGCCATACAAACAGCTATGAATATTGAGAGCCCTTTTATACCAAAATATTTAATAGGTTTTGCAGCAAAAAGATCTATGATTTTAGAGTTTGCACCAACTTTTATGTCTATAATTTTGGCCGGAAAGGTAGGCTCTTACATAGCGTCAAGTATTGGAACTATGAGAGTTACGGAACAAATTGACGCCCTTGAAGTAATGGGGATAAACTCTTTAAATTATTTAATTTTACCAAAAATTATTGCTGCCCTTTTCTTTTACCCTTTACTCATTTTATTAGCAATGTTTTTAGGTATACTTGGAGGGTATTATGCAGGTATTTTAACCGATTTGTTTTATAGTGAAGATTATATTTATGGAATTCAATTAGATTTTGACCCTTATTATATAAAATATGCGTTAACTAAAACAGTAGTTTTTGCTTTTGTAATAGCAACAATTCCCGCGTATCATGGGTATTATGTTAAAGGAGGATCTTTAGAAGTTGGAAGAGCAAGCACACAAGCTGTGGTTTGGACTAGCATTGTTATTATTTTATTAAACTACTTTTTAACTCAAATGATTTTAGGATAA
- a CDS encoding ABC transporter ATP-binding protein: MIEVTDLHKEFNGVPVLKGISTSFEKGKTSMIIGQSGSGKTVFLKCLLGLFVPEKGIICFDGRKHTELSIKQQRQLRKEIGMVFQGGALYDSLTVEENIMFPLKMFTNNKPSEMLHRVNAVLKRVNLENVNKKFPAELSGGMQKRVAIARAIVMNPKYLFCDEPNSGLDPITATVIDNLIQEITKEYQMITIINSHDMNSVMEIGEKIIFLKNGIKAWEGTNKDIFKTENETVVDFVYSSNLFKKVREAYLNETK; encoded by the coding sequence ATGATTGAAGTAACAGATTTACATAAAGAATTTAATGGTGTTCCTGTTTTGAAGGGTATTTCAACATCGTTTGAAAAGGGAAAAACAAGCATGATTATAGGGCAAAGCGGATCTGGTAAAACAGTTTTTTTAAAATGTTTACTTGGTTTATTTGTTCCAGAAAAAGGAATAATTTGTTTTGATGGAAGAAAACATACTGAACTTAGTATTAAACAGCAGCGGCAATTAAGAAAGGAAATTGGCATGGTTTTTCAAGGAGGAGCTCTATATGATTCTTTAACAGTTGAAGAAAATATAATGTTTCCTTTAAAAATGTTTACTAATAATAAGCCTTCAGAAATGTTACACCGTGTAAATGCTGTTTTAAAAAGAGTAAACTTAGAAAATGTAAACAAAAAGTTTCCAGCAGAGTTATCTGGAGGTATGCAAAAACGTGTTGCTATAGCAAGAGCAATTGTGATGAATCCCAAATATTTATTTTGTGATGAACCCAATTCAGGTTTAGATCCAATTACTGCTACTGTTATTGATAATTTAATTCAAGAAATTACAAAAGAATACCAAATGATAACTATTATTAATTCGCATGATATGAATTCTGTAATGGAGATTGGAGAAAAAATTATTTTTTTAAAAAATGGTATTAAGGCTTGGGAAGGAACTAATAAAGATATTTTTAAAACTGAAAATGAGACGGTTGTAGATTTTGTGTATTCATCTAATTTATTTAAGAAAGTTAGAGAAGCTTATTTAAATGAAACAAAATAG